In the genome of Arachis stenosperma cultivar V10309 chromosome 6, arast.V10309.gnm1.PFL2, whole genome shotgun sequence, the window gcctctctctttgacacaattctaccacaagcatttaactaggatagtaactctttgagttctcatttccttctttttcttcctagtaattgatgctcagagccttttgccatgttcttttgttttgtttttttttttgctgcttcttggatcaataagtgtttgagaatctccataatacttctttgaactctatttcctgcctatgagctcccatgcaagttttcacaaacatgcaacctcaatacacaatcatacaactagaaccaccacttctcttaatcttttgcttgcctcaaaatagatttttgaCTCCTCAATCATTCTTTTCAAAGAAATGTTCTCTATTTTGCATTTTCATAGGTATTGAGTGCAAGCAATTTCAAGAGTATGGTGTTATGATATATCAAACATCTTAGTTATTGAACTACAAAGAAGTTATACTAAGCAGACAAACAGGGGTACAATATCACTTTCAATCATAGTAGTTTGAATACAAGACAATCACTCAACAATACAACATTTTGGAGTTTACTTGCTTTACTCcttatcatcatcattgttgGTCTTTATATCCCTCTTTGTCTCTTTGGTTGATGATGCTTGATCCTTTTCAAGATTGAAGTGATCGCCTACAATGAACTTTGAaagttgcttgtccccaagcacttgagagATGGTTAGCATGCTTGTATGCTTATGATCTTCTAGACATAAGTTGGTgtggggacaccaaacttagttccttgcttacTTTTATATGCAGTGGAATGAATACATGTAAGAAACATCAAGTGCTTCtattaaggaaataaaatctaaattaaaagtgGCAATTGTTAAGTAGTTTTTCTGATTGTTTGGAGCTAGTGACTAATCATGCAAAGGGTTAAAATGTGTCTTTAATGAAACTTTTTgatggaacaccaaacttagcacctCACATTCACCTTTGAATTCTgttggtgtgtaacaccaaacttagctccttgcaatgcagataaatatacttaactcttttattgaattaactaagaaaagaagactacctttggttgggttgcctcccaacaagcgcttttttatcatcattagcttgacggttgtccctctTTAGGGCGGATGATGATCATAGTGCCTTAATCCTTCCCCTCTCACCGTGAGCTTCCTTCCAGTatcattcttgatgatttccacaTGTTCAAATGAGAGGATTTTGTTCACTGTGTAGTATCCAGAAAAGTGTGGAGATGTCTCTATTGGTTGGTAAGTTAGcatcactttatcccctggtgagaagtcttcagtggagattttcttgtttctccatcctcttggcattttcttcttgggactctcttcttttccaggAGATAGTTCAGGTTTTGGGATCTCAATTTTTGGACGGTCCTTGCTATGAATCTTAAATGCTGACtttgattgcagcttctcctctattctttaaGCTTATTGCAGCACCTCcacctcttcattttctttccagCATGAGCTTGGAAGTGCCTCATCAGGTGCCTCTTTCAAGTTTGGATCTATGAAATCAATCTTCATACACTCTTCCTCTTGGGTGGAGTCTTGCAAATTCTTGAAGACATGGAACACTatatgctcatcatgcacccttAGCATTAATTCTCCTTTTTCGACATCTATCAATGCCCTGGCAGTAGCTAAAAAGGGCCTCCCTAGAATAATGGGAGTGTTGTCATCTTCCTCTATGTCTAGGATGACAAAGTCAACTGGGAGGAAAAATTTGTCCACCTTTACTAATACATTCTCTACAACCCCGAGTGCTTGCTGAATAGATTTATCCGCCATTTGAAGGGCTATCTTTGTAGGTTTCAATTCATGAATCTGAAGCTTCCTCATCAAAGATAGAGGcatcagatttatgcttgcaccaagatcacAAAATGCTTTCTCAATCATCATGTTGCCTATTATGCAGGGGATgtgaaagctccctgggtctttcatcttctttggcaactttttctggatgatggcactacactccctGGTCTTCACAACCGTTTGTCCCTCTTTCaaggatcttttctttgtcaacaattccttcatgaacttagcatatagg includes:
- the LOC130934080 gene encoding uncharacterized protein LOC130934080; the encoded protein is MKSIERQVGQLAKQAERPTNVLPSDTIPNPRDTEKAIKWEECKAITLRSGKKVETEAITQEEHIKEGLKEEVKEQKQEQETYTQSDKLAKKKAVKAYQPMLPYPQSINLMPLSLMRKLQIHELKPTKIALQMADKSIQQALGVVENVLVKVDKFFLPVDFVILDIEEDDNTPIILGRPFLATARALIDVEKGELMLRVHDEHIVFHVFKNLQDSTQEEECMKIDFIDPNLKEAPDEALPSSCWKENEEVEVLQ